The genomic DNA gcgctccatctcgtcgagcaggtagTCGTTCGCACCACGCAGCAcgaccgagctcgagctgtaGGTCTTGGTGCCGCGCACCATAatcagctcgtcgtcgctgatgcgctcctgcacgacctcgtccGCGTGGCCGAGGCTCGAGGCGTCAAACGactcctcgccgtcgaggttCGCAAAGCTGCTCACAAACTGGCCGCCCGAGGCCTTGGCGATCCGGCGCAGATCCTCCTTGCGGCaacggcgcacggccatcGCGCCCGCCTGCACAAATTCCTTGAGGCAGAGGTCGTCGATGCCCTTGGTCGTCAGGATGACGTtggcgccggtcgcgaggatcttgcgcacgcgctcgagcacaatctcgctctcgcgcgcgcggatcTTTTCCAGCTGCTCGGGGTCGTCGATGGTGATGTGCACACCCATGTGCATGCGCTGCTTGACGAGGTTCACGTCGAGGCACGCAATCTTGGCATTGGTGATGCGCGTCTTCATCGCCTGCGAGGCCACGGTGCAGTTCAGTGCGTAGCCCTGGACAAAGAGCGACTCACGCACCGACTTGCCGTGCGCCTTGAGCACGTTGACCGCCTTGACCGGGTACTTGgtctcgccgcggccgttGACCGTCTTGACCGCCAGCATCGCATccacggcgagctgcgcaaagaaatcgtcgtcgctgccaATGACCTTGCTCGACATGCTCGTCTTGGCGACGTTCAGCAGGCTCTCCTTGTTCAGCACATCGACCTTGACTGCGAGCTGGTCCTGGATATACTTGACCGCCTCACGGCACGCCAGGCGGTAGCCCGTGATGATGGTCGTGGGGTGGATCTTGTTCTTCACCAGCTCGTTGGcccggc from Malassezia japonica chromosome 1, complete sequence includes the following:
- the cct1 gene encoding chaperonin-containing T-complex alpha subunit Cct1 (COG:O; EggNog:ENOG503NW60) yields the protein MAQIFQNNPRNAGLFIGGNRMTGSDIRDQNVLAVQSIANIVKTSLGPVGLDKMLVDDIGDVTISNDGATILQLLEVDHPAGRILVELAQQQDKEVGDGTTSVVVLAAELLRRANELVKNKIHPTTIITGYRLACREAVKYIQDQLAVKVDVLNKESLLNVAKTSMSSKVIGSDDDFFAQLAVDAMLAVKTVNGRGETKYPVKAVNVLKAHGKSVRESLFVQGYALNCTVASQAMKTRITNAKIACLDVNLVKQRMHMGVHITIDDPEQLEKIRARESEIVLERVRKILATGANVILTTKGIDDLCLKEFVQAGAMAVRRCRKEDLRRIAKASGGQFVSSFANLDGEESFDASSLGHADEVVQERISDDELIMVRGTKTYSSSSVVLRGANDYLLDEMERALHDSLSVIKRTLESNSVVAGGGAVETALDIYLENFATTLGSREQLAIAEFAQALLIVPKTLAVNAAKDSTDLVAKLRAYHTAAQNAGVDDPKKTLRFFGLDLLNGAVRDNLRAGVLEPTVSKLRSLKSSLEAATSLLRIDDAITIPPEQPREDPHDHM